The nucleotide window GGGTTTATATTATCGCAAAGACTTAACACAATTGCAACGTGCAATCTCCCTAGCTGTGCAAGATGACCAGCGCGGCCCTAGCGAAATTGTGGTTGGCCCAACAGCGCAGCATGAATGGTGGTACAAAGAAAGAGCACGCTTGGAAATTAATCGTGGCCCATGTTCGTTAATCACTTTTGCTCTGCACGAATGGTCCAGTCGTATTGACAATAGATTTAGGGATTGATTTTCGCTCAGCCTTTGAGGCTCCTGCAAAACGTGAACTTGAATTCTGTAAACAGTTCGGCAGACCTCGCCTTCATGTTGAACGATATTTGCGTCAGCTATACGAGTTCAAGGAAGCACAGCCGGCAACTCACATACAACTTCTCCTGGACTTTTTAAGGTTGATACCTCATCTGGAAGTCCCTTCAGACCATCGCTTCTCTCGCCCTACCCTTCGGCACCCAGATTTTTCACCGAATAACATTTTAATTAACTCCTCCAATGATATATCGGGAATTATCGACTGGCAACATGCTGTTATTTTGCCGCTTTGTTTATGCGCCGGTATACCAGATTATTTTCAAAACTGGGGAGATCCTTTGTCGGAGCGACTTGCGAAACCAGAGGTTCATATGCCAGACAATTTCAATCAACTGAACAAATTTGAGCAAGCGACAGTTCAAGAGACTATACGGAAACGCCTCGTCCATTTCTATTATGCTGCGCTGACTATGAATCAAATGCCAGATCACTTCGATGcattgagggaggagaatTTAATGCTGCGTGCGAAATTATTTAAACGTTCCAGTGCGCCGTGGGAAGGTGATTCATTGTCCCTCGAATATGCTATATTTCAGGCCTTTACAAATTGGCCTATGCATTTCGATGATATGGAACCTGCAAGTGCCGTTACGTGTCCAATGCAGTTTTCAGAAAATGAGATCCAACGCATCTTAAAAGACCATGATCGAGAACAAGAAATAATGGAAGAGCTATCGGAAATGAGAGATCTGATAGGTATTGACGCTCTTGGCTGGGTTCCTGATGATGAGCAATTAGGACGGTCGAAGGACGTCGTACGGCAGATTAAGGCAGGCTTAGCGGAGCACTGCAACACAGAACTAGAGCGGACTGCGTTGCAATCTCATTTTCCCTtcgatgatcatgatgaggatggctaGAGAGTTCAGGATATGTAGCTCATTGAACCAACTGTCAATAGATTCGTCGCCACTCAACTTCCGAGCAGACCGGGTTATCTTGCATGAAGTGCTGAGCTGAACGGGAGAAACGAAAATAACGCCGAACACGTGAAGGAACTTCTTACTGTGTAGCGTAATAGAGGGCACAAAATATTGTATGAGTGCATGGTGTTTGCCATTTCATGACATTTCCGTTGAGTACTCAACTGCTGGACCAGAGTCGAATAAAGAGATGAACTCAAGCATCGatagagaaaagaaaaagtgcAGGAAGACTGATCCAGCGCACCTGTATGACGCTACAGGTCGACGTAGTCGACTGAACATGCACGCTTGGAAGTACAGTAGGTTATTAGTACTAGTGATAATGACATACCCATCGATTTACTGATCGCAAATATTGTTCAGAAGGGTAGGGACACATGATTCAGGGACGTAGTCTGATTCCGTGAACCGTCTGGGTATGGTTTTTGAACTCATTCCTGCTGGAAGGCAGAAAATCAATGTTTCGTATGCTGCATATCCCACAGCGACGATTGCCAGTGTCAAATGCAGCTAGTTCCTGGCAGTGAATCTTCTCCACGTGGTCCCACAGTTTATTCGTCTTGCATTTCCGTTTTTGTCGGTCAACTTGGGGCAGACGCAAATCTGAGAGGCAGAACGGACATTGTAAGGGGTCATATCTTTCGGGTATAATTTCGGCCTTCGGTGGTGTCGGGGTCGGCATTTGTTGTATTGAGACGGCTGCCTGCTTTCCTCGACGTGGGCTTTCCTTTCGACGCTGCCAGCGGACTAGAAGCCGTACATACTCGAGCCGACGATGGTGGGCATCCTCTGTTGTTTCCGCGAGCGCGGAGTAGCACAGAAGACGGACGAGCTCCGCCCGTTCAGAGATATGATAATAGCGAGGCAGCTGGCTCTGTCCGTCGCCGCTTGCGGCTCCAGAAGTGCCCTCATATTGTTGATTGAATATTGCCGTATCGGTATCCCTAAAATGTCTCTTTCGGTTTCGCTCCTTGGCTTTGTCTCGGAGACATGTGAGCATGCTGTTCAGCTCCGCGTCTGCTCGCCTTTTCTGTTCACCAGCCTCCGTCCCTGCCGCATCCTTGATAGTGAGGCCCATCGCACGGATTCTCGCTGTGAGCCCCCGGGAAATCCTTCTCAAGCGCCGTACTTCCGGATCCCGGGATATTTTCCGAGACTGTGCATCCGTGAGGCCGATTGGAGCGGTATGGTCCGCCAAAAGTGTTGCCGAGCGAAGTTCCCGCTGCACAATTTCGTTCGATGGTCGCTTGTGAAATGCTGCTGCGGTGTCAAAGTCCACCACCTCATTGAGGTAATATTTCACAGCATTAGATTCATGATCCGCAACTTGATCACGAACAGACGATGGGGCTTGGTCTATTTGTGGAGCGTTTAGCTATAGGGGTCAACATTCATGTTGCTGGAAACATACTGTTGATCGCGTTGATTCCACCCCGGCGAAGCACTTTCTGCGTCAGATTTTGCGCCTGACCAGCCCGAATTCCAAGTCGTTTAAGATTGCGACTCCATGTCCGCGACTTAAGTGGTTGACTATCAGATGTTCGATAGCCTTCTGCGGTATGCTCGGGCTCCCGAAATATTGGGATGTCCAGTTTGTCTCTCTTTATTTTCATCTGAATACCTCTCCGGTGGGCAGGGATGGGCACAGTGTAGATATCCGCCACGTCCTTCATTGTCGCGACGAATATATCATCGTCAATAGCCAACGCCATCAGCTGACCTAATAGGTCGAATATCAGGTTTTCCTCATGTTCGATCACAAACCTCTTGCTATATTCGTGTAAGTAgatgattaatataatctgctTCAGGTCTAATAGTTACATTCTCGGCTTTCGGTCCTCCCCTTTCGTGTGAAGCAGCGTTATGATAGCGGCGAGGATATGGCGTTCACCGGGAGTCGGATTGCGGACAATATAGAATTCAATATGTCTCCAAAGGATAGTGTTGGTCTCTTCGTCGCCCTCGAGATACCCGTCATCCGTAACGCTAGATGCGTCTGAATCGCAGTCGACGTCGCTCGCAGTTTCCAGATCGGAGTGGTGGCTGAAAATGTCATCCAGATCGGTTTCTTCTAGCTCGCTCATCTCAGTGTCTTTACCCGTTGTATGGCTG belongs to Aspergillus luchuensis IFO 4308 DNA, chromosome 3, nearly complete sequence and includes:
- a CDS encoding uncharacterized protein (COG:S;~EggNog:ENOG410PWCE;~InterPro:IPR011009,IPR002575;~PFAM:PF01636), whose translation is MLMEKLEGVPLSTQWFTMDNKARVKIMKQIVDLEKQFMSIRSPASGGLYYRKDLTQLQRAISLAVQDDQRGPSEIVVGPTAQHEWWYKERARLEINRGPWIDFRSAFEAPAKRELEFCKQFGRPRLHVERYLRQLYEFKEAQPATHIQLLLDFLRLIPHLEVPSDHRFSRPTLRHPDFSPNNILINSSNDISGIIDWQHAVILPLCLCAGIPDYFQNWGDPLSERLAKPEVHMPDNFNQLNKFEQATVQETIRKRLVHFYYAALTMNQMPDHFDALREENLMLRAKLFKRSSAPWEGDSLSLEYAIFQAFTNWPMHFDDMEPASAVTCPMQFSENEIQRILKDHDREQEIMEELSEMRDLIGIDALGWVPDDEQLGRSKDVVRQIKAGLAEHCNTELERTALQSHFPFDDHDEDG
- a CDS encoding uncharacterized protein (COG:S;~EggNog:ENOG410PW63;~InterPro:IPR021842;~PFAM:PF11917); this translates as MGFSGLPRRKYAQQEKHGGRKSYLYYAERRKLHLERGPTLPEYASNTNISAASVRGKWSRFCSQACQDPDTLLKNLTAPDVKSWFDWIEENFSGSIKAHSALANYWRTLKRLYFIKNHQEMEPNMQTDCRNYMNVVSRRMGLRRHPLPKPTAASDDLLHFLVTHMAHCDSVFADEKQRLYVLAGLNLSSISACRAVSLFDTRHTVNLQPDGRPLETSGPKNPSNRTKCESSFKKSEDEAPSGGSSHTTGKDTEMSELEETDLDDIFSHHSDLETASDVDCDSDASSVTDDGYLEGDEETNTILWRHIEFYIVRNPTPGERHILAAIITLLHTKGEDRKPRIKRFVIEHEENLIFDLLGQLMALAIDDDIFVATMKDVADIYTVPIPAHRRGIQMKIKRDKLDIPIFREPEHTAEGYRTSDSQPLKSRTWSRNLKRLGIRAGQAQNLTQKVLRRGGINAINNQAPSSVRDQVADHESNAVKYYLNEVVDFDTAAAFHKRPSNEIVQRELRSATLLADHTAPIGLTDAQSRKISRDPEVRRLRRISRGLTARIRAMGLTIKDAAGTEAGEQKRRADAELNSMLTCLRDKAKERNRKRHFRDTDTAIFNQQYEGTSGAASGDGQSQLPRYYHISERAELVRLLCYSALAETTEDAHHRRLEYVRLLVRWQRRKESPRRGKQAAVSIQQMPTPTPPKAEIIPERYDPLQCPFCLSDLRLPQVDRQKRKCKTNKLWDHVEKIHCQELAAFDTGNRRCGICSIRNIDFLPSSRNEFKNHTQTVHGIRLRP